In Mycobacterium sp. Aquia_213, the sequence AGGTGTTGTGCCGGGTGGTGATGCCCACCTCGTCGATATCCGGGGTGCGGATGCACTTCTGGATGCTGGTGGCCGTCGCGTACGGCGGGGTGCGCGCGCCCAGGAAGAACGGCACGAACTGGACCATGCCGGCGTTGACGAACAGCAGGTTGGGGTCGTCGAGGATCACCGATGCGCTCGGCACCTCGGTGTGACCCGCCTTCACGAAGTGATCAAGAAACCGTTTCCTGATCTCGTGTGTCTGCACTCTTTTCCGCTTCTTCCTATAAGGGCTGTCCAACGACGCGTTTCGACCGCTCACAGTACCGGTCCCGGCGCCGTCGAATTCCCGGCAGCTAACCCTCCAAAAAGCTCAACCGCACCGAGCGCCGCGGGTTGTCCCGGTTGAGGTCGACCAAAACAACGCTTTGCCAGGTCCCCAGCTGCGGCTCGCCGGCCGCGACCGGCAGCGTCACCGACGGCGAGACGATCGCCGGCAACACGTGGTCGGCGCCGTGTCCGGCCGAGCCGTGCGCGTGCCGGTAGCGGTCGTCGCGCGGCAACAGCCGGTCCAGCGTGTCGAGCAGGTCGTCGTCGGAACCGGCGCCGGTCTCGATGATCGCCACCCCAGCCGTCGCATGCGGGACGAACACGTTGCACAAGCCATCCCCACAGGAGAAGCAAAACCTGCGCACCGCATCGGTCAGATCCACGATGCGACGACTGGTGGTGTCCACCTCGAGCACATCCGTATGCATCTGACCAAGAGTACGGCGCGCCCGCGCTGACCAGCCAATCGTCTGTGAGCACGGCCACACGAAGCGGACACGCCGAGAACACTGCGGGAAGCCATTGCCAGCGCTAGCCGGGAGGAGGAAGGTTACTTGTCAGGGGGGCCGAACGCGACGCCGGGGGCGTTGCTCAGACGAGTTAGGGGTCCATCCGTGTTCGCACGTTCTTTCACCATCGAGGGACAACCCGAGTCGGTCGACACCGGAATCGCGCATTGTCGCGACGTCGTCGTGCCGGCCATGGAGGAGCTTGACGGGTGTGTCGGCCTTTCGCTGTTGGTAGACCGACAATCCGGCCGCTGCGTCGCCACCAGCTCATGGGAGAGCATCAAGGAGATGCGCGCCAGCGCCGAGCGGGTGGCCATCATTCGCGACCACATCGCGCTGATGTTCGACGGCAGCGCGAGCGTGCAGGAATGGAGCGTGGCCTTCCTGAACCGGCGCCAGCCGTCGCTCGAGGGCGCCGCGGTGCGGGCCACCTGGGTCAAGATCGTGCCGGACCAGCTCGAGCGCTCTCTCGACTTCTACCAATTGATCGTGGTTCCGGAGATGGAGGACCTCGAGGGTTTCTGCAACGCCAGCCTGCTGGTCGACCACCCCACCTCGCGGCGGGCGGTGTTGTGCACGACGTTCGAGAGCCAGGAGGCGATGGCCCGCAACAGCGACACGGCCAGCGAGCTGCGCAGCCGGCGGGCCCGCGACCTGGGGGTCGAGATCGTCGACGTCGCCGAGTTCGAGCTGGCGATCGCCAACGTGAAAGTGGCCGACCTGGTCTGAGCGGCTAGCCGCGCTTGCGGCGGATGATCGCGCGCAACCGCTCCAGGCGCCCGGTGATCTCGCGTTCGACGCCGCGACCGGTGGGCCGGTAGTAGTCGACGTCCGCCAGCTCGTCCGGCGGATATTGTTGCGCGACAACGCCATCCGGGTGGTCGTGGGCGTATTTGTAGCCCTGCGCATTGCCGAGTGCGGCCGCTCCCGAGTAGTGGCCGTCGCGCAGATGGGCAGGCACCAGGCCAGCCCTACCCGCCTTGATGTCGTTCATCGCCGCGGCCAGTGCGGTGGTCACCGCGTTCGACTTCGGCGCGGTCGCCAGGTGAATCGTGGCGTGCGCCAACGTCAGTTGCGCTTCGGGCATGCCGATCAGCGCCACCGTCTGCGCGGCGGCGACCGCGATCTGCAGCGCCGTCGGGTCGGCCATGCCGATGTCCTCGCTGGCCAGGATCATCAGCCGCCGCGCGATGAATCGCGGATCCTCCCCCGCGACGAGCATGCGGGCCAGATAGTGCAGCGCCGCGTCGACGTCGGAGCCGCGCATCGATTTGATGAACGCGCTGATGACGTCGTAGTGCTGATCGCCGTCGCGGTCGTAGCGCACGGCGGCTTTGTCCAGTGATTGCTCGACGGCCGCGACCGTCAGCTCGCCGCCCGCCTCGACGGTTTCGGCGGCGACTTCCAGCGCGGTCAGCGCGCGGCGGGCATCGCCCGCGGCCAATTGCACCAGCAGGTCGACGGCCTCGGGTTGCACGCCGATCTGGCCGCCCAGGCCCCGCGAATCGTCGATCGCGCGCTGCACCACGACGCGGATGTCGTCGGCCGTCAGCGGGCGCAGCTGCAGGATCAGCGACCGCGACAGCAACGGCGCCACCACCGAGAACGACGGATTTTCGGTCGTCGCGGCCACCAGCAACACCACCCGGTTCTCCACCGCGGACAGCAACGCGTCCTGCTGGGTTTTGGAGAACCGGTGCACCTCGTCGATGAACAGCACCGTCTGCTCGCCGGCAAGCAGCGCCCGGCGCGCGCTGTCGATGACCGCGCGGACGTCTTTGACCCCGGCCGACAGCGCCGATAGGGCTTCGAACCGGCGGCCGGTCGCTTGGGAGACCAGCGCCGCCAACGTCGTCTTGCCGCTTCCCGGGGGGCCGTACAGGATGGCCGAGGCCACCCCCGAGCCCTCGACCAAGCGGCGCAGCGGCGACCCGGGCGCCAGCAAGTGGTCCTGCCCGACGACTTCGTCCAGCGATGCCGGGCGCATCCGCACCGCCAGCGGCGCACCGGCCGACACGCCCAGGGCGTCGTTGGCCGTCCGCGACTCGCCGGGCAGGTCAAACAGACCGTCGGACACGGCTTCAGACATACCACGCAGCTCGGACAGGTACGCGCATTGGTGGCGACCGCGCCCGAACAGGCGCGAAGCAAGCAAAGCTCAATCCTCGCTCCCCCGGCGCATATTTGCTAAGTTCCGGGTTGCCAAGTTCCGTGCGTGTGCCCGCCAGCTTTTCCGACAGCAAACTAGGACGGCAAATGAGCCAGCCCCCAGAACAACCAGGTGACCCGGCCGACCCGCTCGGCGGCGACCAGAACCCTCCGGGCTACTCGCAACCGCCTTGGCACGCCGCGCCGGGCTATGGCGCACCGCCCCCGCCGCCACCGGGCTACGGCCCGCCGCCGGGCGGCTACAACCCGCCCGGACCTCCTCCCGGCGGCGCACCGCCCCCCGGCTACGGGGCACCGCCCCCGCCGCCCCCCGGGTACGGCGCACCGCCGGCCGGCTACCCGCCGCAGCCGGGCTTCGGTGGCTCCACCGCGCCGAAATTCGACGTCG encodes:
- a CDS encoding secondary thiamine-phosphate synthase enzyme YjbQ, coding for MLEVDTTSRRIVDLTDAVRRFCFSCGDGLCNVFVPHATAGVAIIETGAGSDDDLLDTLDRLLPRDDRYRHAHGSAGHGADHVLPAIVSPSVTLPVAAGEPQLGTWQSVVLVDLNRDNPRRSVRLSFLEG
- a CDS encoding replication-associated recombination protein A, which translates into the protein MSEAVSDGLFDLPGESRTANDALGVSAGAPLAVRMRPASLDEVVGQDHLLAPGSPLRRLVEGSGVASAILYGPPGSGKTTLAALVSQATGRRFEALSALSAGVKDVRAVIDSARRALLAGEQTVLFIDEVHRFSKTQQDALLSAVENRVVLLVAATTENPSFSVVAPLLSRSLILQLRPLTADDIRVVVQRAIDDSRGLGGQIGVQPEAVDLLVQLAAGDARRALTALEVAAETVEAGGELTVAAVEQSLDKAAVRYDRDGDQHYDVISAFIKSMRGSDVDAALHYLARMLVAGEDPRFIARRLMILASEDIGMADPTALQIAVAAAQTVALIGMPEAQLTLAHATIHLATAPKSNAVTTALAAAMNDIKAGRAGLVPAHLRDGHYSGAAALGNAQGYKYAHDHPDGVVAQQYPPDELADVDYYRPTGRGVEREITGRLERLRAIIRRKRG